The following coding sequences lie in one Thalassoglobus polymorphus genomic window:
- a CDS encoding DUF4013 domain-containing protein, translating to MKREILPVISMQTSTFDQMGESPFDSEDAAESPPTKELVTSEVNEQMRGTHQPEEVAAAGPTAFPVPWRHPIKFLALTTYYLFAFVSLMLVLAVLAAIPLVNFFVLGYFLNVEGRVARSGRLRDGFPLLDAAPQIVVLAGGIWVFLLPLRFLASFAADSRLIDPGSQADVGFHLALNVAWCVITLHLILAIARGGTFWCFVRPFKNFFWLTGRLREGNYFAHADRKIQEFVQKLEIRRHFWLGLRGFGVAFLWLFLPTLMYAAIQEPKGGQIFLTVTGGILLAVVFSWVPFLQARFASENCFRSGLELREIRSLYSYAPIVWSLSLVVLYLLSLPLYLFKAFLLPPDAMWPVTLIFVVSIYPTRILLGWAYHHAVKKRELGNRPHWSVRWLIGGTIIPVLGLYVFILFFTQFLGEQGKQVLFQHHSLLLPVPF from the coding sequence ATGAAACGCGAAATTCTACCGGTGATTTCAATGCAAACATCAACATTTGATCAGATGGGCGAGTCGCCATTCGATTCAGAGGATGCAGCTGAATCGCCGCCTACCAAAGAACTCGTCACCTCTGAAGTCAACGAACAAATGCGCGGGACTCATCAACCCGAAGAAGTGGCTGCCGCGGGACCAACTGCGTTTCCGGTCCCTTGGAGGCATCCAATAAAATTCCTTGCCCTCACAACTTACTACCTGTTTGCTTTTGTCAGCTTGATGCTGGTTCTTGCGGTACTGGCTGCAATTCCACTCGTGAACTTCTTTGTGTTGGGCTATTTTCTGAACGTCGAAGGTCGAGTCGCAAGGAGTGGACGTCTTCGCGATGGATTCCCACTCCTTGATGCCGCCCCACAAATAGTGGTGCTGGCTGGGGGAATTTGGGTGTTTCTTCTGCCACTTCGTTTTCTCGCCAGCTTTGCCGCCGATTCACGCCTGATTGACCCTGGTTCGCAAGCTGATGTCGGATTCCATCTCGCACTGAATGTCGCTTGGTGCGTCATCACTCTCCACTTGATTCTGGCGATTGCACGAGGCGGAACGTTTTGGTGTTTTGTCCGACCATTCAAGAATTTCTTCTGGTTGACAGGTCGACTTCGCGAGGGGAACTACTTTGCGCATGCGGACCGGAAGATCCAGGAGTTCGTCCAGAAATTAGAAATCCGCAGACACTTTTGGCTGGGACTGCGAGGTTTCGGAGTTGCCTTCTTGTGGCTGTTTCTCCCCACTCTCATGTACGCAGCGATTCAGGAACCGAAAGGGGGGCAAATCTTTCTGACTGTCACCGGCGGAATTCTGCTCGCCGTTGTGTTCAGTTGGGTTCCGTTTTTGCAGGCCCGATTCGCTTCTGAAAACTGTTTTCGATCTGGTTTAGAACTTCGTGAAATCCGTTCGCTCTATTCGTACGCCCCAATTGTCTGGTCACTTTCGTTGGTCGTGTTGTATTTGCTGTCGTTGCCGCTCTACCTGTTTAAGGCATTTTTGTTGCCTCCCGATGCAATGTGGCCGGTGACTTTAATTTTCGTTGTCAGTATTTACCCTACACGAATTTTGCTGGGATGGGCTTACCACCATGCTGTCAAAAAGCGAGAGCTCGGAAATCGCCCACACTGGTCTGTCCGCTGGCTGATTGGCGGCACGATCATCCCGGTTCTTGGCCTCTATGTGTTCATCCTTTTCTTTACGCAGTTTTTGGGTGAACAAGGAAAGCAGGTTCTGTTTCAACATCACTCACTCTTGTTGCCTGTTCCATTTTAA
- a CDS encoding ComF family protein has translation MSLITAPLNRFLETGAEFLFPSACSLCHSAIPPSCPNRICAECLDALNLKQKNSCELCSAVVGPNLATDNGCIHCRHEGYEFRSVASLGNYSGLLKKAVLQGKCQYDELALRTLAELLSQVVYEEAPNRSMDLIVPIPQHWSDRFLSLNQASMTIANQLSRLLKLPNDRHILRKRERTPKQHLLSPAARRKNLRSAFKVNRGIDLTGLSILLVDDVLTTGTTCQRATRVLLQAGAEEVRVAVLARGIGA, from the coding sequence GTGAGTTTGATCACGGCACCATTGAATCGCTTCTTGGAAACAGGTGCGGAATTTCTATTCCCCTCTGCCTGCTCGTTGTGTCATTCCGCAATCCCCCCAAGCTGCCCGAATCGAATATGTGCAGAGTGCCTCGATGCGTTGAACCTGAAACAAAAGAACTCATGTGAACTCTGCTCAGCTGTTGTCGGCCCAAACTTAGCCACCGACAACGGATGTATTCATTGCCGACACGAGGGCTACGAGTTTCGCTCGGTCGCCAGTCTGGGGAATTACTCAGGTCTCCTCAAAAAAGCGGTTCTTCAGGGAAAGTGCCAGTATGACGAACTCGCTTTGAGGACTTTGGCTGAACTTCTTTCCCAGGTTGTTTACGAAGAGGCTCCGAACAGATCAATGGATCTAATTGTACCGATTCCACAACATTGGTCCGATCGCTTTCTCTCCTTGAATCAAGCTTCAATGACAATTGCAAATCAACTGAGCCGATTGTTGAAGCTCCCGAATGACAGGCATATACTCCGCAAAAGAGAACGAACTCCGAAACAACATTTATTAAGCCCAGCTGCCCGGAGAAAGAATTTACGATCAGCCTTTAAAGTGAATCGGGGAATTGATTTGACAGGTTTGTCGATCCTCCTTGTCGATGACGTCCTCACGACGGGAACGACGTGCCAACGAGCAACCAGAGTGCTGTTGCAAGCTGGTGCAGAAGAAGTCAGAGTTGCCGTTTTAGCGCGCGGCATCGGTGCATAG
- a CDS encoding DUF1549 domain-containing protein, producing MAVFYELEAEVIVVLKSFIWPVLVVVGVVWLTTNSVRSAAVDPTSITIPMPKSDSTSKETVVRVNQELARLRSEANLEMANPAEELTVWRRLSLALHGTIPSLEEIRKFEADQKPDRLERWLEYLLNDSRFDDYFAERLARSYVGVEAGQFLVFRRDRFLDWLTTQLHERRPYDEIVRDMISGTGVWTGEGEVNFITAGFANDEFDPNKLSARSVRAFLGQRMDCAQCHDHPFDHWKQGEFEGLTAYYGQVVNSLAGVADKHSKDYVVEDRLTLEKRTVEPSVPFHPEWLGENGSRREQLARWMTHPENQRFERAAANRVWALMFGVPFLSHRPVDDLPDPGTNPETATLDLLGEDFRKHGYDLRRLIRVIAATDAFRMSSIYPLPESEQENDGDTLQTAETIQQAKERWAVFPLIRLRPEQVIGAMLQANNVRTIDQNSHLFVRALRFFRENDFVDEFGDPGVDELQDWSGTISQALLRMNGEFSRELTSLNPLGSPGRVATAGSTPEKKIETIYLVCLTRLPTEAEKQYFIQRFEKDKPDQAVEDLYWTLFNSPEFSWNH from the coding sequence GTGGCTGTTTTTTATGAACTGGAGGCTGAAGTGATTGTCGTGTTGAAGTCATTCATCTGGCCGGTGCTTGTTGTCGTTGGAGTCGTTTGGCTCACGACAAACAGTGTCCGGTCAGCTGCTGTGGACCCGACTTCGATTACAATTCCGATGCCGAAATCTGATTCCACCTCAAAGGAGACAGTTGTTCGTGTCAATCAGGAACTGGCTCGACTTCGCAGCGAAGCCAATCTTGAAATGGCAAACCCCGCAGAGGAACTGACAGTTTGGCGAAGACTCTCGCTGGCGTTGCATGGCACTATTCCATCGTTAGAGGAAATCCGAAAGTTCGAAGCTGACCAGAAACCTGACCGTCTCGAACGCTGGCTTGAGTACCTGCTCAACGATAGTCGGTTTGATGATTACTTTGCCGAGCGGCTCGCTCGCAGCTACGTTGGAGTTGAGGCTGGACAATTCCTCGTTTTTCGGCGTGATCGTTTTCTCGACTGGCTGACGACTCAACTTCACGAGCGGCGTCCCTATGATGAAATTGTTCGGGATATGATTTCCGGAACCGGTGTCTGGACTGGCGAGGGGGAAGTCAACTTTATTACCGCAGGGTTCGCGAATGATGAATTCGATCCGAACAAGTTATCCGCTCGATCTGTGCGGGCCTTTCTAGGGCAGCGGATGGACTGTGCTCAATGCCACGACCATCCATTTGATCATTGGAAGCAGGGAGAATTTGAAGGCTTGACGGCATATTATGGTCAGGTCGTGAACAGCCTTGCTGGAGTGGCTGACAAGCATAGCAAAGACTATGTCGTTGAAGATCGTTTAACTCTGGAAAAGCGGACGGTGGAGCCGAGCGTTCCATTTCATCCTGAGTGGCTTGGCGAGAATGGTTCGAGACGCGAGCAACTTGCCCGCTGGATGACGCATCCAGAGAACCAGCGTTTCGAACGGGCAGCTGCCAATCGAGTCTGGGCACTGATGTTTGGTGTTCCATTCCTCTCGCATCGACCTGTCGACGATCTTCCCGATCCGGGTACCAATCCAGAGACGGCAACCCTCGATCTCCTTGGGGAGGATTTTCGCAAACATGGCTACGACCTGCGTCGTCTCATTCGAGTCATCGCTGCGACGGATGCCTTTCGGATGTCATCAATCTACCCCTTGCCAGAGAGCGAGCAGGAGAACGACGGGGACACCTTGCAAACGGCTGAGACGATTCAACAGGCGAAAGAACGCTGGGCTGTCTTCCCATTGATTCGGCTGCGACCGGAACAAGTGATCGGGGCGATGCTGCAAGCCAACAATGTCCGGACTATCGATCAGAACTCGCACCTGTTTGTTCGAGCCTTAAGATTCTTCAGAGAGAATGACTTCGTTGATGAGTTTGGCGATCCGGGAGTTGACGAACTACAGGACTGGTCCGGAACAATTTCGCAAGCTCTCCTCCGAATGAATGGCGAATTCTCACGTGAGTTGACCTCGCTCAATCCACTCGGCTCACCCGGTCGAGTCGCGACTGCTGGTTCCACGCCCGAGAAAAAAATCGAAACCATCTACCTGGTCTGTCTGACGCGACTTCCCACGGAAGCGGAGAAACAATATTTCATCCAACGATTCGAAAAAGACAAACCTGATCAAGCCGTTGAAGACTTGTACTGGACACTTTTTAATTCTCCAGAGTTCTCCTGGAATCATTGA
- a CDS encoding sigma-54-dependent transcriptional regulator: protein MSVSIPPATIRPTGRVAACAKDVAAQQHLELAIRRNGYESIAVSSLEELRALLMSENIAAAVIDEPESIEEIERLDTEMRRADRPTQFILLPSIGHRINVPRSVSCDVVEPPLTPERIGHSLFSAVGRAQLISENLELKQKLEGRMFDGLVGNSQQTRELRNQIHTAAEHDQPILVTGEAGCGKSEAARAIHLTRSGPTQPLLTIRCSLLTSAAIEKELFGDEESDGRFASAADGTLVFEDIEALTIPLQVQIAEVIRNSAYRRGETYIPLRARIIATTTTNLRQLCTEAKFDTRLLNLIERNTIQVASLRSRVEDLPALAEHFVQQCCVREGQHLRRLSDAALSRLESHNWPGNVRELENVINRCCSLAGDTVITAEEIQPWLEQSEESTESPGLTLKEMERKLIEATFNRFGGNRELTAKALQIGIRTLSGKLREYGYPPRGGPGSNRKQQRAA, encoded by the coding sequence ATGTCTGTTTCCATCCCCCCCGCTACCATACGTCCGACCGGAAGAGTCGCTGCGTGTGCGAAAGATGTTGCCGCTCAGCAACATCTGGAGCTCGCAATTCGACGAAACGGTTATGAATCGATTGCCGTCTCCTCACTAGAAGAGCTGCGTGCTCTTTTAATGAGCGAAAACATCGCTGCCGCGGTGATAGACGAACCGGAATCAATTGAAGAGATCGAACGGCTCGATACTGAAATGCGAAGAGCCGATCGGCCCACACAGTTTATTCTACTCCCTTCAATCGGTCACCGGATCAACGTTCCTCGCTCGGTCTCCTGCGATGTTGTTGAGCCGCCACTAACACCAGAACGAATTGGTCACTCCCTCTTTTCGGCAGTTGGGCGTGCTCAACTGATCTCCGAAAATCTGGAACTCAAGCAGAAACTTGAAGGCCGAATGTTCGATGGACTTGTTGGCAACAGCCAGCAAACACGTGAACTTCGTAACCAGATTCATACAGCTGCAGAACACGATCAACCGATCCTTGTGACTGGAGAAGCGGGCTGTGGAAAATCGGAAGCAGCCCGAGCCATTCACCTGACTCGCTCTGGTCCCACACAACCTCTCCTCACTATTCGTTGCAGCTTGTTGACTTCAGCAGCGATCGAGAAAGAGCTTTTCGGTGACGAAGAATCAGATGGCCGTTTTGCCTCAGCTGCGGATGGGACTCTTGTTTTCGAAGATATCGAAGCACTCACCATTCCGCTTCAAGTGCAAATTGCAGAAGTGATTCGAAACAGTGCATATCGTCGTGGAGAAACTTACATTCCACTTCGAGCTCGAATTATCGCGACAACGACCACGAACTTGCGTCAGCTTTGCACAGAAGCCAAATTCGACACCCGGCTTCTGAATCTGATCGAACGAAATACCATTCAGGTTGCATCGCTTCGTTCACGTGTTGAAGACCTTCCAGCTCTTGCTGAACACTTTGTTCAACAATGTTGTGTTCGAGAAGGTCAACATTTACGACGTCTTTCTGATGCAGCACTTTCACGACTCGAAAGCCACAACTGGCCGGGAAATGTTCGTGAACTCGAGAACGTAATCAACCGCTGTTGTTCGCTCGCTGGCGATACCGTCATCACTGCTGAAGAGATTCAGCCTTGGCTTGAGCAGAGCGAAGAATCGACCGAATCTCCCGGTTTGACGCTCAAGGAAATGGAACGCAAGCTGATCGAAGCGACGTTCAATCGCTTCGGTGGAAATCGTGAACTGACTGCCAAAGCATTGCAAATTGGAATTCGGACGCTCTCTGGAAAACTCAGAGAATACGGGTACCCGCCACGAGGTGGACCAGGTTCAAACCGCAAACAACAACGTGCTGCCTGA